The DNA region AGACATCTATTTCTACGCATATAAGCAGGGTTTGAAGGGTTGCACGACCTTCCGGTTCAACCCCGCCGCGTTCCAGGGCGTACTGGTCAAGGAGACTGACCTTGAGAACACCCTCTATCGCTTCGAATTGGAAGACGGTAGCGTTGTCGAACTGAAGGGTAACGACGAGGTTGAATACGACGGTGAAATGCACACCGCCGCGAACCTTTTCGATGCTTTGAAGGAAGGCTATTACGGTAAGTTCTGACCCCGCGGAGAGGGAATACGTATGTCGAGTGAAAACCAGATCGTCGAGGGTGAGCTGCCCTCGGTCGATACCATCGATACCGACAGCACGCCGGCAGCGGAGACGGAAGTCGCCGCTGACGTTGCGCCTGCTGCACCGGTTGTCGCCAAAAAGGTCGTGAAGCGCAAGCCCGTCGCGAAGAAGGTGATCGATGCCACTGCGCCGACGCCGTCGAGCGACACGGCCGTCCAGCACGACGAAGAAGTCACCCCGGTGGCTGCTGAGCCGGCGCCGGTCGCCGCTGTGAAAAAGCCGCGCAAGCCGGCCGTCCGCAAGCCAAAGGCTGCGGCCGTCGAAGCTGCTCCGGTCGAAGTCGAGGCTCCGGCCCCGGCGAAGAAGGCGGTGAAGAAGGCCACCCGTAAGGCTCCTGCAAAGGCTGCCCCGGTGGCTGCGAAGAAGGCCACCAAGAAGGCTGCTTCGAAGAAGGCCACGAAAAAGGCTGCCGTGAAGAAGGTCGCTGCCAAGAAGGCCGCGGTCAAAAAGGCTCCGGCCAAAAAGACCGCCGTCAAGAAGGCCGCTGTGAAGAAGGTTGCCGCCAAGAAGGTTGCCGCCAAGAAGGCTGCGGTCAAGAAGGCTCCGGCCAAGAAGACCGCCGCCAGGAAGGCTGCCGTGAAGAAGGTCGCAGCCAAGAAGGCATCGGCCAAGAAGGCTGTCGCCAAGAAGGTCGGTCGTCCGGCCAGGTCGGTCGCGGCGAAGAAGCCGGGTCGTCCGGCCAAGTCGGCTACGGCGAAGAAGCCGGGTCGTCCGGCCAAGTCGGGCACGGCGAAGAAGCCAGGTCGTCCGGCGAAGGCTGCTGCCGCCAAGAAGGGTCGGGTCGCCAAGACGGTCGCTGCCGGTCGCAAGACCGCGAAGAAGGCCGCTGGTCGCGTCGCGAAGAAGGTCGCTGCCGGTCGTAAGACCGCAAAGAAGGCTGGCCTTCGCGTCGTAAAGGTCGCATCGGGCGCCCGCAAGGCCATCAAGAAGGCCGCCGCCCAGGTGGTTCGCCGGAACGCCGGCCGCCCCGCAACGAAGAAGACGGCCGCCAAGGCCGCCGGCAAGACGACCGCTCGCAAGGCGGTTGGCAAGAAAGCGGCTACGGCCGTCAAGAGGTCCACTGCCAGCAAGACCGGTCGTACGTCGGCACGCAAGTCCGCCGTTCGTGGCCGTCGTAAGTAAGTAGTACCCATCCGGCCCGGCGTACGCGCCGGGCCGGATAACCAGCACAAGAAGAGAAGAAGATCATGGCGATCAAGATCGACAAGAAGATCAAGGGCTATAACGTCGTCAAGCCCGAAGACAAGGCCGCTCCGGCCCCCGTCGTCGCACCCGTCAAAGAGGTTGCGCCGGTCGCCGAAGTCATCCAGATGCACGAGAGCCTCGAGCGTCCGGAAGCCCTGGTCGGCAGCACGTACAAGATCAAGTCGCCGCTCTTCGAGCACGCGCTGTACGTGACGGTCAACGACATCGTCCTGAACGCCGGTACCCAGCACGAACAGCGCCGCCCCTTCGAGCTCTTCATCAACTCGAAGAACATGGACCACTTCCAGTGGATCGTGGCGCTCACCCGAATCCTGTCCGCCGTCTTCCGCAAGGGGGGCGACGTGACGTTCATCGTCGAAGAGCTCAAGGCCGTCTTCGACCCCCGCGGCGGCTACTTCAAGGCCGGCGGCGTATACATGCCCAGCATCGTGGCCGAAATCGGCGGCGTGATCGAAACGCACATGAAGTCGATCGGGCTGATCCACGATCCTGAAATGAGCGAGGCGACGCGAAAGCTCATTGCCGAGAAGCGTGCGGCTTATGAGAACGCCAATGCGAAGCCGGCCGCTGCCGCCGCATCGGCCACCCCGGCTCCCGCTGCTTCGGTAGGAGCCAGCCCTGCTGGCGAAAGCCAGGCCGCCTCACACACCAATGCTTCCGGGTTCCCGGCTGGCGCGACGCTTTGTGCCAAGTGCAATACGCAGGCGCTGGTGCTGATGGATGGGTGCCAGACTTGTTTGAATTGTGGGTATTCGAAGTGCGGGTGAGGAAGAGCCCCTAAGTATTTGGGGACTTTCAATTCAAGTTCTGCTCGGTGCTGTGGCGAGGAACGAGACGGCGCACAGGCGCTAATGTTCTTCTGATCATTCGCCCGCCAGTGCGGGCGTCCTTGAGTAAGCTCTTGAGCATGACAAGCTCAAATTGCCAGGTAGATGCCGCAGCCTGCAGCATTTCTTTGATTCCTGCCTAGCCGTCGCGGGCTAGGCAGTTGAAGAGCTGATTTTCCATTCGGATCAGACCTTCTTCTTTGAATTCGAGTAGTAGCGATTCCCGGGTGTTACAAGGGATTCGTAGAAATCCTCGTCGATGAATCTTAGGACCTGCTTCAAATCCGCTTTATTTGCGGGGAAATCAATTTTTAGGTTCTTGCCCTTGCCTGACACGGTAAGCGGAACTTTGAATGCCGCGGCTGCAGCTCCTAGCTTCGATATCTGCTTTACGTCGATTGGCCCCTTTCGCGATATCAGTGCAACCTTTTTTCGAACCCAACTGTCGGAGATCTCCATCATGGAGGCAGCAGCTGGGATAGCAGGACTACTGAATCCGAAGAAGTTAGCCGTTTGCAAGTCTGTAGCTTCGTCAAAGTATTCCGTCAGATCGAAGATCAGGCGTGCATTGTGAAATCTCCTGAATACCAAGGTGTCATCGACAACTAAGCATGAGAGGCGTTTGTCGAGCGTAAGGCCTGTGTCCTTCATGCGTTCGAATGTCTTTCCCCGTCGAAGTATGGAGAAACCCTCGGGGCTGATAACCCGGCGCCTGTCGAAATTTTGAACGAGTACGCGTGACTGAGTCCCCGTGCGATAGCCAGTCAAAACTGCCCTGATGCTCTCAAGACTGTCTATTTTCTCGTCAAAGTAGGGCACGCTGAGAGGTGCCTTTATCGCCTTGTGAAGATCAAATTCGTCATCGAAGTTGGATATCTCTTGCAACTCGTCGCGACCAGAGTTGTAGCCTGGATCGAACGGGATAACGTTGTGACGCGTTGGATCCCCCAAAAAACTATTCTCTTGATCAAGAAATACCTTGGATATCTCAGTTTGTAGTGCGGCAGAAACCTCAAGTCTTCGCAGTACGCGATTGTGCTTATCCAGCAGCACAAATGTTTCCAGATTGGCTCCGCTCATAAGTTGCTATCCCCTGTCAATGATGGCGTATTCAGTCAGCTGCACAACGCTCTTCACCTGCTTAATGTCGTATATTTTCCTTTTACTTATGAGTAAATAAGAAATTCCATCTTCTGAGTCGACTTCGTAATAGTTATAGCCGAAGAGTCCCAGTATAGGATTCACATTGAGTGAGTTCGTTCCTAGTAAGACAAATATGATCATTGCTGCATAAGTGACCAATTCTATGGTCGATATCTCGATCATCTTCGATAAAAATATTGGCGATGCGTACGCGACGAAGAATCCAAATATTTCTTTGTCAGAAGATTTTGCTTTTTTAATGTCGATGGATGACGCTTGCATCGTCCGCGTCGCCTCGCCGGTCATTTGAAGTGCTAACGCTGCCAGAAGTAACGCGAATGCAAACAAAAGGGCGGTGTCCGAAAGGATCGCTCCATGTAGCAGAGCTGCTATGCCGGAGGCGAAGAAGATCGGACTCGCAGACGTAGAAATGAGTAACGCTTTTGCGGCTTTGTTCAGCACGATATCTGGCCCGAGTGTGTATTAGTCGAGGGGTGGCTAGCATAAGCCTGTCGCCTCGCATCGCCTGCGACTAGCCTCTTTTTCCTGCACAC from Luteibacter mycovicinus includes:
- a CDS encoding NrdJb, giving the protein MAIKIDKKIKGYNVVKPEDKAAPAPVVAPVKEVAPVAEVIQMHESLERPEALVGSTYKIKSPLFEHALYVTVNDIVLNAGTQHEQRRPFELFINSKNMDHFQWIVALTRILSAVFRKGGDVTFIVEELKAVFDPRGGYFKAGGVYMPSIVAEIGGVIETHMKSIGLIHDPEMSEATRKLIAEKRAAYENANAKPAAAAASATPAPAASVGASPAGESQAASHTNASGFPAGATLCAKCNTQALVLMDGCQTCLNCGYSKCG